A region of Corynebacterium glucuronolyticum DSM 44120 DNA encodes the following proteins:
- a CDS encoding gluconate:H+ symporter, with protein sequence MGVVLGIALMLVLNMKFKVNAMVSLLIAALTIGFLERMGPAELLETIQTGFGSTLGSLAIIVVFGAVIGKLMVDSGAATRLADTLIEKFGVGKVKVAMVIVGLVFGLAMFYEVAFIILAPLIIAVAVEAKVPFLKIAIPAVAATTTAHSLFPPQPGPVALVDAYGADTGMVYIYALIVAIPTVIITGWVLPRFLGYLDRPVPKLMRPDEDIPADQRPSFALSLFVPLIPAIVMISATITKAFISEDSAAYEWVSFIGSLMTATSISPYIMAWAITVLIRLATGQGVVSAMTATGIISAALMDPVTGTITAANPALLVVATAAGSNTFTHVNDASFWLFKGYFDLSVKDTLKTWGLLQLCNSIVGLVVVMGISVFV encoded by the coding sequence ATGGGGGTCGTACTTGGCATCGCTCTCATGCTGGTGCTCAACATGAAATTCAAGGTCAACGCCATGGTGTCGCTCCTCATTGCGGCTCTGACGATCGGCTTCCTGGAGCGAATGGGGCCGGCGGAGCTCTTGGAGACAATCCAAACCGGATTCGGCTCCACCCTCGGCTCGCTGGCAATCATCGTCGTCTTCGGCGCAGTGATCGGCAAACTCATGGTGGACTCCGGTGCCGCCACCCGGCTTGCCGACACCCTCATCGAGAAATTCGGCGTAGGCAAGGTCAAGGTGGCCATGGTCATCGTCGGCCTCGTCTTCGGCCTGGCGATGTTCTACGAGGTCGCCTTCATCATCCTCGCCCCGCTCATCATCGCCGTCGCGGTGGAAGCCAAGGTCCCGTTCCTCAAGATCGCAATTCCCGCAGTGGCCGCCACCACCACGGCGCACTCCCTCTTCCCGCCACAGCCTGGCCCCGTCGCTCTTGTCGACGCCTACGGTGCCGACACCGGCATGGTCTACATCTACGCCCTCATCGTCGCCATCCCCACCGTCATCATCACCGGCTGGGTGCTGCCCCGCTTCCTCGGCTACCTCGACCGCCCCGTCCCCAAACTCATGCGTCCCGACGAGGACATCCCCGCCGACCAGCGCCCAAGCTTCGCCCTCTCCCTATTCGTCCCCCTCATCCCCGCAATCGTGATGATCTCCGCCACGATCACCAAGGCCTTCATCAGCGAGGATTCTGCTGCCTACGAGTGGGTGAGCTTCATCGGCTCCCTCATGACCGCGACGAGCATCTCGCCCTACATCATGGCCTGGGCAATTACCGTCCTCATCCGCCTTGCCACCGGCCAAGGCGTGGTTTCTGCCATGACCGCCACTGGCATCATCTCCGCAGCGCTCATGGATCCGGTGACGGGCACCATTACCGCCGCGAACCCTGCCCTCCTTGTCGTCGCCACGGCTGCCGGTTCCAACACTTTCACCCACGTCAACGATGCCTCCTTCTGGCTGTTCAAGGGATACTTCGACCTCTCCGTCAAGGACACTCTCAAGACGTGGGGTCTCCTCCAGCTCTGCAACTCCATCGTCGGCCTCGTGGTTGTGATGGGCATCTCCGTATTCGTGTAG
- the uxaC gene encoding glucuronate isomerase produces the protein MNTHPAYNPDRLFPADPGTRDIARRLYLYVEDMPIVSPHGHLDPQMFVDNTAFPNPTKLLISPDHYLTRVLHSAGIDMEELQVGGHEGKGPRHAWRLFCENWDLYAGTATGYWVEQEFAHVFGIDPSRICSEQADSLYDDLSEVLAQPDFRPRELADTFKLDVLATTDDPLDDLEAHATLRTDASFTPRVLPTFRPDAYTKMYNPGFKGNVEKLIDTAGDGKTGYEGYLQAMRNRRQYFIDHGAVSTDHGIHNCQTQPLSAAGAQELLDKGMRGEATFEEALAFEGNMTYRFAEMSQDDGLVMTIHPGVYRNSSPSALKKFGPDTGHDVPFALDYINGLQPLLADFGENPDFHFVMFTMDETAFSREIAPIAGYYPAAYVGAPWWFIDEIDAMKRFRAATTGTTGFSRYSGFIDDTRAYCSIPARHDTSRRVEAGYLARLVAEHRLTEDRAADIIVDLIDNSPRRVFKL, from the coding sequence ATGAACACGCATCCCGCATACAATCCTGATCGCCTGTTCCCCGCAGATCCGGGGACGCGCGACATTGCCCGACGCCTGTACCTTTACGTGGAGGATATGCCCATCGTGAGCCCGCACGGACACCTGGACCCGCAGATGTTCGTCGACAACACGGCGTTCCCGAACCCCACCAAGCTTTTGATCAGCCCCGATCACTACCTCACCCGCGTGCTGCACTCCGCCGGCATCGACATGGAGGAACTCCAAGTCGGTGGGCACGAAGGCAAGGGTCCGCGACACGCCTGGCGCCTGTTCTGCGAGAACTGGGACCTCTACGCCGGCACCGCCACGGGGTACTGGGTCGAGCAGGAGTTTGCCCACGTCTTCGGCATTGATCCCTCCCGGATCTGCTCGGAGCAGGCAGATTCGCTTTACGACGATCTCAGCGAGGTTCTGGCTCAGCCCGACTTCCGCCCGCGCGAGCTCGCAGACACATTTAAGCTCGACGTCCTGGCCACCACCGACGATCCGCTCGATGACCTCGAGGCACACGCCACCCTGCGCACCGATGCTTCCTTCACCCCGCGCGTGCTCCCCACGTTCCGCCCCGATGCCTACACCAAGATGTACAACCCGGGTTTCAAGGGGAACGTCGAAAAGCTCATCGATACTGCGGGCGACGGAAAGACCGGCTACGAGGGCTACCTGCAGGCCATGCGGAACCGCCGCCAGTACTTCATCGACCACGGTGCAGTGAGCACCGACCACGGCATCCACAACTGCCAAACCCAGCCACTTTCTGCTGCTGGGGCGCAGGAACTGCTGGATAAGGGGATGCGCGGCGAAGCCACCTTCGAGGAGGCACTGGCCTTCGAGGGGAACATGACCTACCGCTTCGCGGAGATGAGCCAGGACGACGGCCTCGTCATGACGATCCACCCCGGCGTCTACCGCAACAGCTCGCCTTCGGCGCTAAAGAAGTTTGGCCCCGACACCGGCCACGATGTCCCCTTCGCACTGGACTACATCAACGGCCTGCAGCCGCTGCTCGCGGACTTCGGCGAGAACCCGGACTTCCACTTCGTCATGTTCACCATGGACGAGACGGCATTCTCCCGCGAGATCGCCCCAATCGCCGGCTACTACCCCGCCGCCTACGTGGGCGCGCCGTGGTGGTTCATCGACGAGATCGATGCCATGAAACGCTTCCGCGCCGCCACGACCGGCACGACAGGATTCTCCCGCTATTCGGGATTCATTGATGATACCCGCGCCTACTGCTCCATCCCCGCACGTCACGATACGTCGCGCCGCGTGGAGGCAGGCTACCTCGCACGTCTCGTTGCCGAGCACCGCCTGACGGAGGATCGTGCAGCGGACATCATCGTAGACCTTATTGACAATTCACCCAGGAGGGTATTCAAGCTATGA
- a CDS encoding mannitol dehydrogenase family protein: MSTLVHLGLGAFHRAHQVWYTHEADPDWNYVSFTGRSARMSDLLTAQDNKYMLVTRSKDGDTFDLIETITETQPAANVERLMELMASSDVKVVTLTITEAGYDDTSDNSAPQRIAKGLTARKASGAGPIAIMSCDNVSGNGEKCKQAVYAVADDELKAWMDENVTFPTTSIDRITPATTDELIELVKKETGFADKAPVVTEPFASWVIEGEFPAGRPNWEKAGVEFVEDIEPFEHRKLWLLNGSHSLMAYYGQLKGHETVADAICDPDVHEKVEALWDEAAQGLPMDVTDYRASLIERFENPNIRHNLAQIAIDGATKQQNRAVPIYGIAHGDGAAFSIAAWIVYCLTTEDIKDTRADEINEAKGQSDPVQALCQVLGIDADEKIRAHVEKIQNA; this comes from the coding sequence ATGAGCACACTCGTACACCTCGGACTAGGTGCCTTCCACCGCGCCCACCAGGTCTGGTACACACACGAGGCGGACCCGGATTGGAACTACGTCTCCTTCACCGGCCGCTCTGCCCGCATGAGCGACCTGCTCACCGCGCAGGACAACAAGTACATGCTGGTCACCCGTTCTAAGGACGGCGACACCTTTGATCTCATTGAGACGATTACGGAAACGCAGCCCGCTGCCAACGTGGAGCGCCTGATGGAGCTCATGGCTAGCTCCGACGTGAAGGTGGTCACCCTCACGATTACCGAGGCCGGCTACGACGACACCTCGGACAACTCCGCGCCCCAGAGGATTGCGAAGGGGCTCACCGCCCGCAAGGCCTCCGGTGCCGGCCCGATCGCGATCATGAGCTGCGACAACGTCTCCGGAAACGGGGAAAAGTGCAAGCAGGCCGTCTATGCCGTGGCAGACGACGAGCTGAAGGCGTGGATGGACGAGAACGTCACCTTCCCCACCACGTCCATCGACAGGATCACCCCCGCCACCACCGATGAGCTCATCGAGCTGGTGAAAAAGGAGACCGGCTTTGCGGATAAGGCACCGGTTGTCACCGAGCCGTTTGCCAGCTGGGTTATCGAGGGCGAATTCCCCGCAGGCCGCCCGAACTGGGAAAAGGCCGGCGTGGAGTTCGTTGAGGATATCGAGCCCTTCGAGCACCGCAAGCTGTGGCTACTTAACGGTTCCCACTCGCTCATGGCCTACTACGGGCAGCTCAAGGGGCACGAGACCGTCGCCGACGCGATCTGCGATCCCGACGTGCACGAGAAGGTAGAAGCCCTGTGGGACGAGGCCGCTCAGGGCCTGCCCATGGATGTGACCGACTACCGCGCCAGCCTCATCGAGCGCTTTGAAAACCCGAACATCCGCCACAACCTCGCGCAGATCGCCATCGACGGTGCGACGAAGCAGCAGAACCGCGCGGTACCGATCTACGGCATCGCCCACGGCGACGGCGCTGCATTCTCCATCGCCGCGTGGATCGTCTACTGCCTGACGACCGAGGACATAAAGGACACCCGCGCCGACGAGATCAACGAAGCGAAGGGACAGTCCGATCCGGTCCAGGCTCTGTGCCAGGTGCTTGGCATCGATGCCGACGAGAAGATCCGCGCACACGTAGAGAAGATCCAGAATGCTTAA
- the uidA gene encoding beta-glucuronidase encodes MLKPQQNETRDLLPLDGFWQFSLDGTNYDREMAVPGSVNDVFADSEVRDHVGVYYYKREIFIPRSFTDKVSLRFGSATHHAVVRVNGEEVGRHKGGYLPFECDITERVTPGTTCEVIVEVDNRLDMTCIPPGEIVELPDGRLRQEYMHDFYNYTGIHRTIYLVNKPERHVCDVRIVAGMDGVCHYEVTQSAPGDVRVTIEEAEVTGTGDKGTLTVDKPTLWAPGEGNLYTLRIELLDGESVVDYYREQFGFRTVEVRGHEFLINGKPFYFTGFGMHEDHETLGKAHNDVSVQRDMELLHWIGANSLRTSHYPYAEEWMDYCDRHGIVVIDETPAVGLNMAVAGGILGTTAKKTYSPESVNEKTQAHHADTIRELIARDKNRPSVVLWSIANEPDTTDPDSRAYFEPLAKLARECDPTRPIGYVNVMTSPYDKCQITDLFDVMMINRYYGWYVDAGDLETAKQHFTEELAGWVERFGDKPIIITEYGADTVSGLHSLYNSLFTEDYQVAYLEANSEVFDNCDNVIGEHMWNFADFQTKPGYARVDGNKKGAFTRDRRPKAAARYLRNRWTNENK; translated from the coding sequence ATGCTTAAGCCTCAGCAAAATGAAACCCGCGACCTGCTGCCCCTCGATGGGTTCTGGCAGTTCTCCCTCGACGGGACGAACTATGACCGCGAGATGGCCGTACCGGGCTCCGTCAACGACGTGTTCGCCGATTCTGAGGTCCGCGACCACGTGGGCGTCTACTACTACAAGCGGGAGATCTTCATCCCCCGCTCCTTCACCGACAAGGTCAGCCTCCGCTTCGGGTCTGCTACCCACCACGCTGTCGTGCGCGTAAATGGCGAGGAGGTGGGCCGTCACAAGGGTGGCTACCTGCCGTTCGAGTGCGACATCACCGAGCGTGTCACCCCGGGCACGACGTGCGAGGTCATCGTCGAGGTGGACAACCGCCTGGACATGACGTGCATCCCTCCGGGCGAGATCGTGGAGCTTCCGGACGGTCGCCTGCGTCAGGAGTATATGCACGACTTCTACAACTACACGGGCATTCACCGCACCATCTACCTGGTAAACAAGCCGGAGCGCCACGTGTGCGATGTGCGCATCGTTGCTGGGATGGACGGCGTGTGCCACTACGAGGTCACGCAGTCCGCCCCGGGCGATGTCCGGGTGACCATCGAAGAGGCCGAGGTCACGGGTACTGGTGACAAGGGAACACTCACCGTCGACAAGCCCACACTGTGGGCCCCCGGCGAGGGTAACCTGTACACCCTGCGGATCGAGCTTCTCGACGGCGAGTCGGTCGTCGACTACTACCGTGAGCAGTTCGGCTTCCGCACCGTCGAGGTGAGGGGACACGAGTTCCTCATCAACGGCAAACCCTTCTACTTCACAGGCTTCGGCATGCACGAGGACCATGAGACGCTGGGCAAGGCACACAACGACGTGTCCGTACAGCGCGACATGGAGCTCCTCCACTGGATCGGTGCAAACTCCCTGCGCACCAGCCACTACCCCTACGCAGAGGAGTGGATGGACTACTGCGACAGGCACGGTATCGTCGTCATCGACGAGACCCCGGCCGTGGGCCTCAACATGGCCGTCGCCGGCGGCATCCTCGGCACCACCGCCAAGAAGACGTACAGCCCCGAGAGCGTCAATGAGAAGACGCAGGCGCACCACGCGGACACCATCCGCGAGCTCATCGCCCGCGATAAGAACCGCCCCAGCGTGGTGCTGTGGTCCATCGCCAACGAGCCGGACACGACTGACCCCGACTCCCGCGCCTACTTCGAACCCCTGGCCAAGCTCGCGCGCGAGTGCGACCCGACCCGCCCCATCGGCTACGTCAACGTCATGACCAGCCCCTACGACAAGTGCCAAATCACTGACCTGTTCGATGTCATGATGATCAACCGCTACTACGGCTGGTACGTCGACGCCGGCGACCTTGAGACCGCGAAGCAGCACTTCACAGAGGAGCTCGCCGGCTGGGTCGAGAGATTCGGCGACAAGCCGATCATCATCACCGAGTACGGAGCGGATACCGTCTCTGGCCTGCACTCACTGTACAATTCCCTGTTTACCGAGGATTATCAGGTTGCCTACTTGGAGGCGAACTCTGAGGTCTTCGACAACTGTGACAATGTCATCGGCGAGCACATGTGGAACTTCGCCGACTTCCAAACCAAACCGGGTTACGCCCGCGTCGACGGCAACAAGAAGGGTGCATTCACCCGGGACCGTCGTCCCAAGGCCGCCGCCCGCTACCTACGAAACAGGTGGACAAATGAAAACAAGTAA
- a CDS encoding cytidylate kinase family protein codes for MKTSKVFSYALGDVANNLSFMMTSMFLMVFMTDIAGLSAGVAGTIYGVTKVWAGFTDLFSGQMVDRFDTRWGRLRPWILFGSTPLAIVFVLLFSVPAGLGPTATVAWIFLFDAAFQLAYSLVNIPYGSLSAAMTQDPVDRSKLSGARAIASAVTGVALSAVISPQFQDTTADGVRLKFTITCAILGVIAIILYLICFANAREVVPRSGEKINMRKTFKMIGQNRPLITLCLGAFFLLGAMFTMNAVGIYYARYVIGNAGWFTYLMLAQTVGTVLIASFVPQITARMGKRNGYMAAGVVAIAGYLIIFFMPGGSLPMAIIAWFLLGVGTGGTNSLMFSMQADTVDYGEWKSGTRAEGGSYSILSFIRKCGQGIGGWIGGAVIGAFGYVAKADTQSVEALQGIRIATGAVPAVLAVLAIVVMFFYRLDVDTHTGIVNDLNKRRTQKAVATHAGVPAERVITDNSGDGRNLRMRREGEHLPPVVTVFGQRGSGASEIAPALAERLGVPYVQQAFSSKTLSQVDRDALISDSAFSRWMRSVSSHDDAAGIAADRKIASDNTAFVLEAVNDGGVLLGRNGALVLRHVVGALHIRLVAPLGKRVERVMYKTGLNAAEAEEQCHAEDRIRTEMARALYQWDPNSDESYDLVLNTSSVTYEQIVEIIADVYYDKYPEAQQER; via the coding sequence ATGAAAACAAGTAAAGTTTTCAGCTACGCGCTCGGCGACGTAGCCAACAACCTCTCCTTCATGATGACCTCCATGTTCCTCATGGTCTTCATGACGGACATTGCCGGCCTCTCCGCCGGCGTCGCCGGCACCATCTACGGCGTAACCAAGGTGTGGGCAGGCTTTACAGACCTGTTCAGTGGACAAATGGTGGACCGCTTCGACACCCGCTGGGGTCGCCTGCGCCCGTGGATCCTCTTCGGCTCCACACCACTGGCTATTGTCTTCGTGCTGCTGTTCTCCGTGCCCGCAGGGCTTGGACCGACAGCAACCGTCGCCTGGATCTTCCTCTTCGATGCCGCCTTCCAGCTCGCCTACTCGCTGGTGAACATCCCCTACGGCTCTCTATCTGCCGCAATGACGCAGGACCCCGTCGACCGATCCAAGCTGTCCGGCGCCCGCGCCATCGCCTCTGCGGTCACCGGTGTCGCCCTCTCGGCTGTCATCTCCCCGCAGTTCCAGGACACCACCGCTGATGGCGTACGCCTGAAGTTCACTATCACCTGCGCCATCCTCGGTGTCATTGCCATCATCTTGTACCTCATCTGCTTCGCCAACGCGAGGGAGGTCGTGCCGCGCAGTGGTGAGAAGATCAACATGCGCAAGACCTTCAAGATGATTGGCCAGAACCGCCCGCTCATCACCCTCTGCCTCGGCGCATTCTTCCTTCTCGGCGCCATGTTCACCATGAACGCCGTGGGCATCTACTACGCCCGCTACGTCATCGGCAATGCCGGCTGGTTCACCTACCTCATGCTCGCGCAGACCGTGGGCACGGTTCTCATCGCCAGCTTCGTTCCGCAAATCACGGCTCGCATGGGCAAGCGCAACGGCTACATGGCTGCTGGTGTGGTCGCCATCGCCGGCTACCTCATCATCTTCTTCATGCCCGGTGGCTCCCTGCCGATGGCAATCATCGCCTGGTTCCTCCTCGGTGTGGGCACGGGTGGCACCAACTCCCTCATGTTCTCCATGCAGGCGGACACCGTGGACTACGGCGAGTGGAAGTCCGGAACCCGTGCAGAGGGCGGCTCGTACTCCATCCTCTCCTTCATCCGCAAGTGTGGCCAGGGCATCGGCGGCTGGATCGGCGGCGCTGTCATCGGCGCCTTCGGTTACGTTGCCAAGGCCGATACCCAGTCTGTGGAGGCCCTCCAGGGCATTCGCATCGCCACCGGTGCTGTCCCCGCGGTCCTTGCGGTACTCGCCATCGTGGTCATGTTCTTCTACCGCCTCGATGTGGATACCCACACCGGCATCGTCAACGATCTGAACAAGCGCCGCACACAGAAGGCTGTGGCCACCCACGCCGGTGTCCCCGCAGAGCGCGTCATCACGGATAACAGTGGCGACGGCCGTAACCTGCGGATGCGCCGGGAGGGCGAACACCTCCCACCGGTGGTCACCGTCTTTGGCCAGCGTGGTTCCGGCGCCTCGGAGATCGCCCCGGCCCTTGCTGAGCGCCTCGGCGTTCCCTACGTCCAGCAGGCCTTCAGCTCGAAGACCCTGTCTCAGGTGGACCGCGACGCGCTCATCAGCGACAGTGCCTTCAGCCGCTGGATGCGGTCTGTGTCCTCGCATGACGATGCCGCCGGCATCGCCGCAGACCGGAAGATCGCCTCTGATAACACCGCCTTCGTGCTGGAGGCCGTCAACGACGGTGGTGTGCTGCTCGGCCGCAACGGTGCGCTCGTGTTGCGCCACGTGGTCGGCGCCCTGCACATCCGCCTCGTCGCACCCTTGGGCAAGCGCGTGGAGCGCGTCATGTACAAGACGGGTTTGAACGCCGCTGAGGCGGAGGAGCAGTGCCACGCAGAGGATCGGATCCGTACTGAGATGGCGCGCGCCCTCTACCAGTGGGATCCGAACTCCGATGAGTCCTACGACCTCGTCCTCAACACGTCCAGTGTGACCTACGAGCAGATCGTGGAGATCATCGCCGACGTCTACTACGACAAGTACCCCGAAGCGCAGCAAGAACGCTAA
- a CDS encoding peroxiredoxin has product MTKRLEQGDPAPTFTLADATGKDVSLPKKGTVIVYFYPRANTPGCTTEACDFRDNIESLGLPVYGISPDKPEKLAKFINDHGLNFTLLSDPDHEVATAYGAYGEKNNYGKKTMGIIRSTFYVVDGVIEHAWYNVRAKGHVDRVRRDLGL; this is encoded by the coding sequence ATGACGAAACGACTTGAACAGGGCGATCCCGCCCCCACCTTTACCCTGGCCGACGCTACCGGAAAGGACGTGAGCCTGCCCAAGAAAGGCACGGTCATCGTGTACTTCTACCCGCGCGCCAACACCCCAGGGTGCACGACGGAGGCCTGCGACTTTCGCGACAACATCGAGTCCTTGGGGCTGCCGGTCTACGGCATCTCACCCGATAAGCCGGAAAAGCTTGCGAAGTTTATCAATGACCACGGCCTGAACTTCACGCTACTGTCCGATCCGGACCACGAGGTGGCCACCGCGTACGGCGCATATGGCGAAAAGAACAACTACGGCAAGAAGACGATGGGCATCATCCGCTCCACGTTCTACGTGGTTGACGGCGTGATCGAACACGCCTGGTACAACGTGCGGGCCAAGGGTCACGTGGACCGCGTCCGCCGCGATCTGGGCCTGTGA
- the manD gene encoding D-mannonate dehydratase ManD, which produces MKITKADVYVFSTSRNFVTLRLETEDGVVGVGDATLNGRELAVAHYLKDHVCQLLVGRDAQNIEDTWQFLYRSCYWRRGPVTMAAIAAVDMALWDIKGKVANMPVYQLLGGACRKGARAYGHASGTDLESLFDSIRYEMDLGYTMIRVQTSVPGINKLYGVAAQDQSSGMRYDFEPANRGDWPVEEDWDSAAYMRHVPTVFEAVRNEFGPELPLLHDGHNRLTPREAAQFAKSLEPYNLFWLEDVTLGENQENLRYVRQQSTTPLAIGEVFNSVYDIKDLIDNQLIDYVRCATTHFGGITPLKKVMAQAEPYQIKSGFHGPTDVSPIGFAAELHLDINIHNYGAQEYMTHSKETLEVFETSMTFENGFLHPGDKPGLGVEFHPEIAEKFPYEQAYLPYNRLADGTVHNW; this is translated from the coding sequence ATGAAGATCACGAAAGCCGACGTGTACGTATTCTCCACGTCCCGTAACTTTGTCACCCTCCGCCTCGAAACCGAGGACGGTGTCGTCGGTGTAGGCGACGCCACCCTCAACGGCCGTGAGCTCGCCGTCGCGCACTACCTCAAGGATCACGTGTGCCAGCTGCTCGTCGGCCGCGATGCCCAGAACATCGAAGACACCTGGCAGTTCCTCTACCGCTCCTGCTACTGGCGCCGTGGCCCCGTCACGATGGCCGCCATCGCCGCCGTGGACATGGCCCTGTGGGACATCAAGGGCAAGGTCGCCAACATGCCGGTCTACCAGCTGCTCGGTGGTGCCTGCCGCAAGGGCGCTCGCGCCTACGGCCACGCTTCCGGCACCGATCTGGAGAGCCTGTTCGACTCCATCCGCTACGAGATGGACCTCGGCTACACCATGATCCGCGTCCAGACATCCGTGCCGGGCATCAACAAGCTGTACGGCGTTGCCGCTCAGGATCAGTCCTCCGGCATGCGCTACGACTTCGAGCCCGCCAACCGTGGCGATTGGCCCGTCGAGGAGGACTGGGACTCCGCCGCCTACATGCGCCACGTTCCCACCGTTTTCGAGGCCGTGCGCAACGAGTTCGGCCCGGAGCTGCCCCTCCTGCACGATGGCCACAACCGCCTCACCCCGCGTGAGGCCGCACAGTTTGCCAAGTCCCTCGAGCCGTACAATCTGTTCTGGCTGGAGGATGTCACCCTCGGCGAGAACCAGGAGAACCTCCGCTACGTGCGCCAGCAGTCCACCACCCCGCTGGCCATCGGCGAGGTGTTCAACTCGGTGTACGACATCAAGGATCTCATTGACAATCAGCTCATTGACTACGTCCGCTGCGCCACCACCCACTTCGGCGGCATCACCCCGCTGAAGAAGGTCATGGCACAGGCCGAGCCGTACCAGATCAAGTCTGGCTTCCACGGACCTACGGACGTGTCCCCCATCGGCTTCGCCGCCGAGCTGCACCTGGACATCAACATCCACAACTACGGCGCACAGGAGTACATGACGCACTCCAAGGAAACCCTCGAGGTCTTCGAGACGTCCATGACCTTCGAAAACGGCTTCCTGCACCCGGGTGACAAGCCCGGCCTCGGCGTGGAATTCCACCCGGAGATCGCCGAGAAGTTCCCCTACGAGCAGGCGTACCTTCCCTACAACAGGCTTGCCGACGGGACGGTGCACAACTGGTAA
- a CDS encoding gluconokinase has translation MHIVVMGVSGCGKSTIGHDLAARLGIEYKDGDELHPKENIDKMSSGIPLTDEDRAPWLTLVGEWLHERADGVIACSALKRSYRDIIRAAAPDTFFVHLHGSYTVHLSRVTCREGHFMPSSLLDSQMATLEMLCDDEPGVLIDIDQPVDDIVEAAYQAVQ, from the coding sequence ATGCACATCGTCGTCATGGGTGTGAGTGGCTGTGGGAAGTCAACTATCGGCCACGACCTCGCCGCCCGGCTAGGTATTGAGTACAAGGACGGAGACGAGCTGCACCCGAAGGAAAACATTGACAAGATGTCCTCGGGCATACCGCTCACCGACGAGGATCGAGCCCCCTGGCTCACGCTCGTCGGCGAGTGGCTGCACGAACGCGCAGACGGTGTCATCGCCTGCTCCGCTCTGAAGCGCTCCTACCGAGACATCATCCGCGCGGCGGCCCCAGACACGTTCTTTGTGCACCTCCACGGGAGCTACACCGTGCACCTCTCACGGGTGACCTGTCGGGAGGGCCACTTCATGCCCTCCTCTCTGCTGGACAGCCAGATGGCCACCCTCGAGATGCTTTGCGACGACGAGCCTGGCGTGCTCATCGACATCGACCAGCCCGTCGACGACATCGTTGAAGCCGCCTACCAGGCCGTACAGTAG
- a CDS encoding DUF3618 domain-containing protein, with amino-acid sequence MARSLDDIQADIDRTRAHLASTLDQLAARTKPEALVDDTKAQLTARAKEPQVQAILAAAGAVIVVGLIASLARTSKKRKEIKRLTAWLEDK; translated from the coding sequence ATGGCTCGTTCCCTCGATGACATTCAGGCAGACATCGACCGCACTCGCGCGCACCTCGCTTCTACTCTTGATCAGCTTGCGGCACGCACGAAGCCGGAGGCGCTTGTCGACGATACGAAGGCTCAACTCACCGCCCGCGCAAAGGAACCGCAGGTTCAGGCGATCCTCGCAGCAGCAGGTGCCGTCATTGTCGTGGGACTTATCGCATCGCTTGCGCGAACCTCGAAGAAGCGCAAGGAGATTAAGCGCCTCACCGCGTGGCTCGAGGATAAGTAA
- a CDS encoding DUF305 domain-containing protein produces MKRLVATALVVLTCATGCAQMSGQGNPSEVAGFTRSGSMPAEANMVDVLFLALMVPHHQQAVDMSDMVLADPSISPETKDLAQRIQTTQSREIEYMNHLASEWNQQELMRSHADHLSMGMISQQQMDELRNSTGAGMERLFLRLMYLHHEGAIKELGNLVKNGGYEPLRELAQHMKDQQLAEMDEMQSLLGEKPV; encoded by the coding sequence GTGAAACGCCTCGTAGCTACTGCCCTCGTTGTGTTGACCTGTGCCACTGGCTGCGCGCAGATGTCAGGGCAGGGTAATCCCTCCGAGGTCGCCGGCTTTACGCGCAGCGGCTCGATGCCGGCCGAGGCCAACATGGTCGACGTGCTATTCCTTGCGCTCATGGTGCCGCACCACCAGCAGGCGGTGGACATGTCGGATATGGTCCTGGCGGATCCGTCGATTAGCCCAGAGACCAAGGATCTTGCGCAACGGATCCAGACAACCCAGTCCCGTGAGATCGAATACATGAACCACCTCGCCAGTGAGTGGAATCAGCAGGAGCTTATGCGCTCCCACGCCGACCACCTCTCCATGGGCATGATCAGCCAGCAGCAGATGGACGAATTGCGCAACTCCACGGGTGCTGGCATGGAACGTCTCTTCCTGCGCCTTATGTATCTTCACCACGAGGGTGCCATCAAGGAGCTGGGTAACTTGGTCAAAAACGGCGGCTATGAGCCACTGCGCGAGCTGGCGCAGCACATGAAGGATCAGCAGCTCGCGGAGATGGATGAGATGCAGTCTCTGCTGGGCGAGAAACCTGTGTAA